AATACATTACCTCCCTATACTATATTGATTTTTTATAATACCCATATAATCTTATAGTTTTATTAATGAAAGTATCTAAATATATCCTAATGAAACTAACTAAAATATAAATTACTCCTCACAATTATCATTGATTATATCATATTTGTAATTTAATGGTAAATCACTCCTCTATAAATACACTAAAAGACCTAGCTTATATATAAGCTAGGTTCTACATTTTTGTGTTTTTTAATTTATAGATTTTATTCATTTACTAAATCTTCATAATTAGTAATCAATCCTATAATAAATATCAATATGCCTATTATAAGATAGAAATTAAAGGCAACACCTTCAAATTTCAATATAAAAGGTATAGCTGGTATAGCAATCCCTACAATAAACTCAATAACACCGTGAATACGGAGGGGGATAAGCTTGAATATACCCATTGAAAAATTTGTTAGTATTGTCATAAGCAAATGGATAATTGCCAACATATAAGCAAGTATCATAGGCATTCCAGTTAATCCTAATAATGTTGGAGCAGCCGCAAAAACAGCCACAGTTAGGTAATCTAAGTACCCATGAGTACGTGATGATAGAATTTTCATAATATAACTCCTTCCTAAAATTAAAATAAAGCTTATAATGGATTTGCCTCAGTTAACTAAGATAAATTCATTATAAGCTTTATTTAATCAGGAGTCTGTTATCCATATAACACCTTAAAAATATTACTGGATTAGATGACTGTATTCTATTAGGGCTTTATCGTTGATGCAAATTCTATCTTTTACATAGTTCAAGAGTCCCTGTCGCTTGAGCTTATTTAATATTGTACTGACAACTGGTCTACTAGCACCTACAAAGCTAGCAAGTTCTTGTTGTGTCATCATAAGTTCAATAGAAAAACCGTGAGTACATGGTTTGCTACTAAGTTTAACTAACTCACACAAAGTCTCTACTACCCGTACATCTACTGTTTGAGAAATGATTCTTTGTAGACGACGTTCAATTTTCTGTTTTTGATCAGAGATTTTTTGCACAATCTTCCATGCAATCTCTGGATAATGAATTATCATATTTTGAAATTCATCTACTCTAATACTATATATATGTGCTTTTGGCCAGGCTTGTGCTGACTCCTCCATTTCAACAGATTTAAGCGATTGTAATGCTCCAAAAATATCTCCTTGTCCAAGAAATGCTGTAGTTACTTCATCCCCTTGTTCTGACAAGCGAGTTTGACGAACAAATCCTTTTATTATAAAAAAAATTGATGAACTTAACTCACCTTCTTGATAGATGTATTGTTTGTTATCAACTTCAAGAACTTGTAAAGTAGGACAAGCTTTTCTCAACTCTTCCGTTGGGATATCTATTAAAAAGTTATCAATATTACCTGACATTATTACTCCTCCTAAAATGTAAAAATTACTATCTGAAATAGGATTTAATCTGTATAAATTCATATTCTATGGTGTATAACTACCACATAGTACGCTTTATAAACTTGCTAAAAAACATAACCAGTTTATTTCTTTTTCTTATTATATCATTACGCACAAACCTGTTAAATAATCAATAGTTTTTTACCTATGATAGCATGACCTAATTCTATTTAAGTATTGTAAATAATAGGTACTAAAGTAATTATTTCATTCAATCCTATTTTTCCACTATAAAAAGGATATCTTCCAACTATTGTTAGAAAATATCCCTTTAACACACATATTCAATACTTACAATTCCTTTTTTAGTTTAAATAATGGAACTGTCTTGTTCTTTATTCTAAAAATTATTTTTTAAAATCATCTAAATAGGCTACTCCTAAACTTTCTAGGAACTCCTTTTGAATTGGTTCAGTGGCAGCATTAACCTTCCTAGCATGATCGGCCATTAACTCACCTACAACCGTCCTTAAAGGTCTTTGCCCAGCAGGTGTGTCAATTAATTTTTTCACCTCATCAGCCACATCCTGAGGATTAGGAACCTTGTCTCCAGAAACCATCTCTTCCATCCCATTAAATAATTGATTCATTGCTTCAGCTACTACGCCATATTCCTTAATCACATGTCCATTAGCAGGAGGACGCATCTTACCCGGTCCTTCTGTAGGGAAGCTTCCAGGTTCAATAGTAACCGACTCAATTCCCAATTGGGCCAGATCATAATGATAACTTTCAGCAATTGTATCTATAGCACTCTTAGTAGCAGAGTATACACCCATAAAAGGTACAGTGCCATGAGCCGAACCACTAGTGATTTGGATTAATAGACCTTCACCCTGCTTTCTTAATGTTGGTAACAACCCGTTATTTACACGCATAGGACCAACTACATTTGTATTAAATAAATTTATAGTATCTTCACTTGTAAAGCCTTCAGTTACTCCTGGAACACCATATCCAGCATTATTCACAATCACATCAACACGATTAGTAAGTGACAAAATCCTTTTAATTCCTTCATTAACTGAATCATCACTGCTTACGTCCATTTCTAACACATGTAGGTCATAATTATTTTCCTCAGCCCAATTTTTATATTCTTCCGCTACCGATGTGTTTTTTCCTTCTACACCTCGCATGGTTGCAAAGACTTTATGTCCATCCTTTGCCAATGTTTCAACAATCAATTTTCCAAATCCGCTACTTGCTCCAGTCACAACAATAGATTTCTGCATAGTTGTCATCCCTTATCACCTTCCTATAAAATTAAATTTAACTTATAAGTTAATTAACTAATATAGGCTCATTATAAGATGTATTTAACCCTATGTCTGTTATCTATATAACACTACCTCAATGTCATTGGATTAAATGATTATATTCCATCTATCATAAAATTACTATTATTATCATATCCACAGATTGGGAATATATAATTTTTTCTCAATTATAACGTCACCTTCTTTTAATCTTATATATAACCTCTTATAAAATATATTCATATCCTATACATAATCTAGGCATTAATGTATCATCCTTAGAAAATTCGTACTTTGATGATACATTTTCAAAATCATTTACATTACATGCACCTCTTATCTCCCAACAATCTACATTATCTTTATTAAAAAAATTCTTTACTTTATCATTAGGTTCAATAGTAAATTGCCAATGTCTAGTTATTTCTCTCATATTTAATTTTTCATAGTATTTCTGAGCTCGTTCATCTTGTGAATACCATATACTTTTGTTAGTGTTAAATTTATCTTTCATTATTTTATGTACTTCTTCAATTAACAAATAACCTATATTGTTTCCCCTATAATTTCTATGAACTCCAAATTCCCATACAAATCCATAGTCATCCTTAACTATATCTATAATCTCCGAATTCATCTCTACAGTTATAAATCCAACTATTTTATTGTCTATTTTAGCAATTAAATCAATCACTTGATTTTCGTACTTAGGCTTTTTATGTAACACAACCCACCAAGCATATGAATCTACCATAACACTAGCATGAGCATCTAGCCATTCCAATTCATCTAAAGAACTATATTCTTCTATTGTTATACTCATTTAACCGCCCCCTTAACTCACAAGTTTTACATGGCATCTGTTTTTATGACAAATAACATATAAAGATATTATCGTCTCCATATTAACTTAATATCTTCCGATTGTCCTCCTTGTAGAAATATTTTTTTAACATCTTTTAAGTCATTATCCACAATATCTATTTGAAAACTTCCTGAAGGATTCACTTTATTTGCAATGCTATATCGTAACTTTAAATATAAATTTTCATTAACTATTTCATATTTATATCCACTATACCCTGAAGCACTGTCGCTGATATTCCCTTTTACTATCAACTCATTATCTGCCACTCTTGTTGGTTTGGCCCATATTACTTTAGTAGAAACATAGTGTCCATATATAAAGATTTTATATGCTAAAATGAGTATAGTTATTATAAAAATAATACTAACTACTATAACAATTTTTTTCTTTGGTATAGCTCTAATTTTATTTAATAAGTTCAATTTATTTTCCTCCATTATATAAATATTGATTTATATATTTATGATAGAAATTTAAATTACATAACATTTAAGTTACTCATTATACCTGTTTTACCTCACTAGTAAGTATGCTGTTTTAAATCTGTATAGTATAGTTTATTTTATATACATATATTACCATTAACATTGTAAAAAATATACTCCCTTAACCACAATGGCTGGGAGCACTATGTTAACAAAATCTATTTCTCAATACTAATTGATTTTTTAACTCTCTTTCTTTTTAAAAAATGTAACATCTATAAAGGAGATTCCAAAAGCCAAACCCAGACCACTAGAAAATTCTCTAAATAAATCTATATTTGAAGGTCTAAAAACGTAATCAAAAATATAATTTAACGTACCAAATGAAATAAATAAACCTATAAACTTAATCACTCGTCTCCTTATCTCAACCCATTTTAACTTTCTTAAATTTAAAATAGTAACAAAAGGAACATACAAAAGTAAGAAAAAAGTTAAAAATACATACCCAATTCCAAATTTAAAAGCAAAGCTACTGTCTATATCTTTATAAACCATCCAGAATACAATTATAGTTCCAATTGCAAATAGGATATACAGAATTCTTGTAAAAATTAATAATTTGTTTTTCTTCATTTTACACCTCTTGAATTTTCATTCACATCATTTTACTACATAATATCATATTTTTGCCTACCTACTACTCCTATAGTAATGGCTTTCTTACACAAAATAATAATCATAGAAATTAAATATATACTTATTTACTTCTCATAATTATTATTTTTTATGGTTATTAAAATTACTATAGATTTAATTCCATTTTCCTGTTTCTCGTTGTCATTCCCATTGATTCGTAGAATTTGACTGCATCTTTATTAAATTCCCATACAACTAACTGTAATGATGAAGCACCTTCTGTTTTTGCATAATCTAAAATATATTGAAACAATAATCTTCCGATTCCATTTTTCTTATAATTAGATTTAACACAGAAATTATCTATAAAAGCAAATTTTCTTGGTTTTAGTATCGGGACGCTTTGCGTAGTCATAATTTTTATTATAGAATAAGCCACTAACTCTTTGTTATCTGTATTTTCAACTACAAATAACTTTGTATTATTAGTATTTAATAAATCATCAAAATACTCTTTTAGCAAAGGATTATTAACATCCATATAAACATCTGGTCTATTTTTAAGGTGCAAATTATGTACTTCTATAGAAAGATTACTAATATCTATGTAATCATTACTAATGGCCTCTCTTAACTTCAAATTCATAAAAGTTCCCCCTATTTCCTTATATTAAATTTAACCTATCCGTGTATACCTTTTATATAACGTTTTGTGTTTACGGAATCTCTGAACCGGACCCTTGAAGCCCTTCTCCTCGATGGAGCTTTACGCTCGGTGAAGGGATGTGGTGCACCTGACTTTCCCTAAAAACGTACTTCTGTGCACCCTTGTGTTAAACATTTTGTTAAATGATGTTGCAGACGAAAACTATCAATATCCATAAATTTATTTATTTTTATTACCCAATATATTAACATTGTTAATTAACGCAATCATGCATTATTATCATTTGATGCAATTTTTTTATGAAGTGGTACAATTTTCATTAGACATTGGTTATTGCCCATTTTAATACTCTCTAATAATTCAATGTCAACTTCGCAATCAAAAACATATTCAAAAATCTTCTTGTTATATCCAACTGTGCAATAACACCAAGTTTTTGTAGGTAGCATGTCAACATCTTCAAGCATTGGACATGGACATGAAAAATATTTTGTAAATAAATATCCATCTTTTATGTATCATCCTGCTTCATACTCATTAATTTTATCAACAAAATCTTCCATAGAAACAGAAGTATCATAAATATTTTTAATAAATTCTTTAGATTCGTCTAATTTTCCATTTTCGGTACAATAACAACCTAGCCTAATGCTCTTTATGGTTTGTTCATCAAATTGTCTTTCAAGCTCAGAAGATATATATTTTACCCATTCCTTTTTTTCATTTTTTGTTGGAGAAAATGGTAAATCCATTCCAAAAGCTATTTTACGCGCAACATCTAAATTGCTATATTTCGTAATATTTTCATAGAGTTTTTTTACTTCGTCATGTATTTGCTTCAACATCATTCCTCCTTATGATTAAAATATAATAAATGTTATATAAAAATCCTTAATTCTCAATATTAAACTAGTGCGCAATGCCATCTAATGGTTAGGTTTGTTTACAAACCTAATTCCTTATTTATATCTATATAGCTGTATTCACCACATAGGTTCGTGAATATTTGATTATAACTATATAATTTCATATCTTTAAAATATACAGTTATTATAACATTCTTACTAATTTTTCCAAAAATTGCAAAGTTCCTATTTTATTTTCATAACCTTATAGATTTACATTATCAATGTTTATGGTCTTTATTTCCTAATATATTGGACTTCTTCTTTGTAGATAATAATAGTAATCGAAAAAGAAAGAGGTGTGATAGATTGCCAAAAAAACCTTTAGTAAAAGAAGCAAGAATGGCATTAAATCAATTTAAAGAGGAAATCGCAAACGAGTTAGGTATTTCTGCCACAAATACAAATTTATCTAGTAATATTACTTCTAGACAAGCAGGTCAGATGGGTGGAAAACTAGGTGGAGAAATGACAAAAAGATTAGTAGAAAATGCTTCCAAGGGTATGACTTATACTAATGATTCAACACCTGCAGATTTTTAAATAGGTTAAATATCAAAAGGATGAACGCAAAAATTCTTTCGTTCATCCTTTTTTAAATTAATTTCTTTTTTGTTTTTAATATTGGAATAATAATTTATAAAATCATCACTCTTTTAGCAAAACAAATTATTGCTTTCAATTTTCTGTTCAAATTTCATACAAAATAAAAAGATGAGAGAAAATGAGTTCCTACCTAGAAAGCCTTTCATTATCAATTTTTTCACTTAGCTTTTCTAATTCCTCTATCATTTTTATTAGTTCTAGGTCCTGCCTATCTCCCAATAATGTTTTTTTCTCTATCTTTAATCTAAACAAACTTAATGATATTAAATCTAATTCCCTTTTACTTAGTTCCATATGTATGTCCCCTTTACTATTCCTCTTAAACTTCCCCTTATTCTGTAATTTTCATAGTGCCAATCCAAGTTGATAAATTAAAATAGTGGGGGCTATGGTAACCTAAATTTTAGGCAAGATCATAACCACCTGTCTTATTTACTCAAATCTTTTTAAATCTTTAGTTCCTACTTCCACTCAATAGTTGAAGGAAACTTAGAATTAATATAACATACGATTCTATTTACATTATCTACTTCATTAACAATTTTTGCAAAGCCCTTCAAACATCATGAACACTTTGTTATACGTAGTAATGCAATTAAGTTAGTTTAAAACAATCTAATTTCACTCCGTAGACTACAACCTCAATAGAAAGAGTTTGACATGCCTTTTGAAGTTTAGGAGATACTTTTCCATCGCAAATTATCATCTTACGAACCTTTTTATTGGGGTATTCCTTTTCAATGTCATGTGCATAGCTAGCTATCTGTGTAGCAATAGCATCAGTAAGACAATTTGGGCCTTTTAATTCGCCTACAATTAAGGACCCATCAGAAGCTTCGAGTAGTAAATCAAGCCTATCTCCATCTGATAAAACCTTTTCATAATCAATTACTCTAGCACCTTGTTCAACAATACTTGGAGTTTTACGAATTAATTTTTGTATTTCTGATTCTTTTATCTTGTGGATTTCATCAATAGGGATAATATCTTCTCCCTCATCATAAAAATGTAAATGATACTGAACATCCTCTGAATTTTCTACTTTAACATTATCTTGGTAGTTGTTAATTTTCTTGAGTAATGTATCGACATCTTGTTGTAAAAGTTCTCTTGGTTGCCTTGTTGCAGATCCAATTACTTGTAACTCAGTTTTTGTATTGTTATCAAGTTTAGTAAAGTCAATATTTAAAGAAAGCTTTTCCGCTAAACATTTGTTAAGAGGAATTGGTTTTCTTAGTCGCTTTGATTTTACTTTGTCTCCAATAAAAACCCAATCATCATATTGTGCATCACATGTTATTGAATTATCTTTTCTTGCATCCTTTCCCGAAACTATTCTATCTACCACTATATAACATGTTATGTATTTACTAGAACCAATTTTTGTATGAAAAAAAAGATAACTACCTTGTGATATATCTTTTTTAAACTTTCTACCCCTTTGACCGCTATCCCCATATGTAAGTTCTCTAAAATCAGGATCTTTGTGTCCCTTTAAAGGTGTATAAGTTATAAGAAAATGCTTTGGCATTGTATCATCCTCCTTTTAAAGTAATTATTGCGTATAACGTTTTGCGTGTTTACGACGCAACAATCCTACCGCATTCTGGTTGTGTTGGAAACACACTATTATGTGATGTTTTGAAGACGATATAGCCTTAGAATATAATTCTTCTATATGTCCAACAGCCTCTATATACGCATCTTAGCAAGATTATTTATTTTTTCTTAACCACGATCTTCTTTTATAAGCATTAACTTCCCATTTTATGCTTTTATTGTAGTCCGGTGCAATCCATTTATTGAAATCCTTAAGGAATTCTTTATCCAATCTTTCTTCCAACTCGTTATCAGTAAAAAAAGTAACCCCATCTTTTATTGTTGAAATCACATCTTTACCGAAACGGTCATTAGAAAACGAATATTCCATGCGATGTTCACTAAGTACCTTATTACAATATCCTTCAAACCGCTTAGTTCGATATCTATTTTTGAGAATAATTTTGTCAATTTCTTCGTATACAGGCCTATATTTCTCTGAACTTCCTATTGCACCTACTACTACAAACAGTCCTCTGTTTCGAAGAAAGAATGCAGTATCTTTTAACTGTTTATTAAATCTCTCAACCATATCAACATTAGTCAAGAAATTACTGAGTACAGCTAAATCATATCTTCTTTTAACTGTTTGAATTTCTTGCACTTGATACCATTCGCCTTCAATTTCTTCATATTCATTCCTGAAAATTCTGTGCTTTTCATTAAAGACTAGGTCATTGATGTCCCTAAAGATGGTATGGTGATAAGGAACATGATATTTCCATTCATCAACTTTATCATCAGTATAGTTTGCATATTCAGTAAAATGATGTAGAAAGTTAGTGAACTCATTAGATCTTTCTACATAATCAATGTTTATTTCTTTAATTTTTGATTCTTTCTTTTTTTCAATTTCAAACTTCCTATAAAGTTCATACATATCTGACATAGCATACATCGAAGGACCAGGTCCACTACCTAAATCTAAAATATCAATTCTCGATTTTATAGGGAGTATTCCTTTTTCTAGCAATTCTAAGAAAACTAACTGAAACCTATGATATCTGTCCATAAAATGCAAAACTGTATAGGCCGCAGATACACCTTCTTCGTCATAAGTAATTACATCACAATTCTTCAAAACGTCACTAAATCGATTGCATACTTCTGTTTTACTGTTATCATCAGTATATTTATAAAGAAATGATGTCAGTCTTTTATTTAGCTCACAAAATCGCTCATACAATAGATCATTTTTTTCTAACCATTTAACAAATTCATCATTCATAAATTTCTCTCCTATCATTTGTATCAACTTTCATAACCCTTATCTATTTTTAAACATTACATTACTTACAAACACTTATTTAGAGTAAGTAGTCTTCAAAATATTACATGACGGTCCTAGGATTTTGCGATGGTCCATATGGTTTTTGTGGACTTTTGAAAATGCTATGTTAAGTGACGTGTCTGTTTCACTTAATTGATGTTAGAATCTTCATGATACCAGTAGAAATCCACTTTTTCATATATACTTTTGAACACCTTCCAGCAATTATTTAACTAATTTCCCCAATCTCCCACAAATCCTATCGCGCTTTCTTTCCCATGTAGAAAAACTAAGTGGTTTATCAATTTTAAATA
This window of the Anaeromicrobium sediminis genome carries:
- a CDS encoding SDR family oxidoreductase, coding for MQKSIVVTGASSGFGKLIVETLAKDGHKVFATMRGVEGKNTSVAEEYKNWAEENNYDLHVLEMDVSSDDSVNEGIKRILSLTNRVDVIVNNAGYGVPGVTEGFTSEDTINLFNTNVVGPMRVNNGLLPTLRKQGEGLLIQITSGSAHGTVPFMGVYSATKSAIDTIAESYHYDLAQLGIESVTIEPGSFPTEGPGKMRPPANGHVIKEYGVVAEAMNQLFNGMEEMVSGDKVPNPQDVADEVKKLIDTPAGQRPLRTVVGELMADHARKVNAATEPIQKEFLESLGVAYLDDFKK
- a CDS encoding Crp/Fnr family transcriptional regulator, translating into MSGNIDNFLIDIPTEELRKACPTLQVLEVDNKQYIYQEGELSSSIFFIIKGFVRQTRLSEQGDEVTTAFLGQGDIFGALQSLKSVEMEESAQAWPKAHIYSIRVDEFQNMIIHYPEIAWKIVQKISDQKQKIERRLQRIISQTVDVRVVETLCELVKLSSKPCTHGFSIELMMTQQELASFVGASRPVVSTILNKLKRQGLLNYVKDRICINDKALIEYSHLIQ
- a CDS encoding PDDEXK family nuclease — its product is MPKHFLITYTPLKGHKDPDFRELTYGDSGQRGRKFKKDISQGSYLFFHTKIGSSKYITCYIVVDRIVSGKDARKDNSITCDAQYDDWVFIGDKVKSKRLRKPIPLNKCLAEKLSLNIDFTKLDNNTKTELQVIGSATRQPRELLQQDVDTLLKKINNYQDNVKVENSEDVQYHLHFYDEGEDIIPIDEIHKIKESEIQKLIRKTPSIVEQGARVIDYEKVLSDGDRLDLLLEASDGSLIVGELKGPNCLTDAIATQIASYAHDIEKEYPNKKVRKMIICDGKVSPKLQKACQTLSIEVVVYGVKLDCFKLT
- a CDS encoding GNAT family N-acetyltransferase, whose protein sequence is MSITIEEYSSLDELEWLDAHASVMVDSYAWWVVLHKKPKYENQVIDLIAKIDNKIVGFITVEMNSEIIDIVKDDYGFVWEFGVHRNYRGNNIGYLLIEEVHKIMKDKFNTNKSIWYSQDERAQKYYEKLNMREITRHWQFTIEPNDKVKNFFNKDNVDCWEIRGACNVNDFENVSSKYEFSKDDTLMPRLCIGYEYIL
- a CDS encoding GNAT family N-acetyltransferase, whose product is MNLKLREAISNDYIDISNLSIEVHNLHLKNRPDVYMDVNNPLLKEYFDDLLNTNNTKLFVVENTDNKELVAYSIIKIMTTQSVPILKPRKFAFIDNFCVKSNYKKNGIGRLLFQYILDYAKTEGASSLQLVVWEFNKDAVKFYESMGMTTRNRKMELNL
- a CDS encoding GMP synthase (glutamine-hydrolyzing), yielding MKGFAKIVNEVDNVNRIVCYINSKFPSTIEWK
- a CDS encoding alpha/beta-type small acid-soluble spore protein produces the protein MPKKPLVKEARMALNQFKEEIANELGISATNTNLSSNITSRQAGQMGGKLGGEMTKRLVENASKGMTYTNDSTPADF